TGTGCTCTGGCAAATGGCAACATGTGCAACGTCTACCAGTTTACTTAACTGACTAAACAGTAAGTCGACCGACCGGGGGCTGGCAACGGTCAATTCGATATTTATATTCTGTGCATCGCCAGCTGTTTCCATATTCATAGCGCACACCTGAAAACCGCGATGACGTACCACACGTAAAACACGCTCTAACGTTTCCGGACTGAAACGCGCCGCCACATTAACCTGATGTTGCATCATGATAATTTCTCCAGCATTTCTGAGTTACTGGCGCCGGGGGGCACCAGGGGCCAGACATTCTCAAGCTCGTCGATTGAGACATGAAGCAGGTAAGGCCCCTCACTGTTCAGCATGGTGTCGAGTGCCGCTTCAACCTGGTCTTTACGGGTGATGTGTTGGCCAGGAATGCCGAAGGCGCTGGCTAACATGAGGAAATCGGGATTATCGGTAAGGGTGGTTTCGCTATAACGTTCCTGAAAAAACAGTTGCTGCCATTGTCGCACCATCCCTAAACGCTGATTATCGAGTAAGACGATTTTCAACGGTAACTGCTTGCGTTTTACGGTGCCCAGTTCCTGCACATTCATCATGAAAGAACCGTCACCGGAGATACAGATAACGGTGTCATCCGGCCGCGCCACTTGTGCGCCCACCGCCGCTGGCAGGCCGAAGCCCATCGTGCCTAAGCCGCTGGAGGTGATAAAGTTTTCCGGGCGGGTATAGGTCATATGCTGCGCCGACCACATCTGATGTTGGCCAACATCCGTCGTCACGACGCTGTCTGCCGGTTTACGATCTGACAACTGCTTTAACAACAGCGGGGCATAGATAGCCTCACCGGGGTGATCATAGCGCCAGCTATGCTCGGTGCGCAGTTGAGCGCAATGCTGACGCCAGTCTTCAATATTCAACGACTGCTGCAGAGCGGGCAGCAGGGTATTCAGATCGCCCTGAAGGGCGACGTGCGCCTGACGCAGTTTGTTCATTTCTGCGGGATCGATATCCATGTGGATCACGCTGGCTTTTGGCGCAAAAGTATTTAACTTGCCAGTCACCCGGTCATCAAAACGCGCACCGACAGCCACCAGCAGATCGCATTCCTGCACCGCAAAGTTTGCCGCTTTCGTGCCATGCATCCCCAGCATGCCAAGATAATACGGATAGTCTGCATCAACAGCGCCAAGCCCTTTCAACGTGCAGGTGACTGGCATGCGGGTCGCATCGAGAAATTCACGCAACGCGGGTACCGCCTGCGCCATCCCCACGCCTCCCCCGACGTACAGCATCGGCTTTTGCGCTTGCGCTATCATTCGACACGCCTGCTCAACATCAGCGTGCGGGAACGTAACATCATTTTTCACTGTGGAAAAATAGGGCTCAAGAGAACCGTTGGCCAGCTGGATATCTTTAGGGATATCAACCAGAACAGGGCCTGGTCGTCCAGAATTCGCTATCCTGAAGGCGTCGGACATGATACGGGGTAACTCTTCCAGCGACGGCACCAGGAAGCTGTGTTTGGTGCAGGCCAGGGACAGTCCTAACACGTCCACTTCCTGAAAAGCATCGGTGCCAATGAAAGGCGCAGAAACCTGGCCAGTGATGGCGACTACGGGAACGGAATCTAACAGCGCATCAGCCAGACCGGTGATCAGATTGGTCGCCCCTGGCCCAGAGGTTGCGATACAGACGCCGGTTTTACCGGTCGAACGCGCATACCCGATGGCTGCCATGGCTGCCCCCTGCTCGTGTCTGCACAACAGGTGTTCCACGCCGCCGTCATACAACGCATCGTAAACCGGCATAATTGCGCCACCGGGATAACCAAAAACGGTTTTAACACCCTGCGCTCGCAAAGCATGTACTACCCATTGCGCCCCATTCATAGTTACTTCCCCGCCATAAATTTGGAGAAACAGAATTTTATGCTGTTATTCATTTTCTGCTCCTCGGTTATGTTTTTAAGGTCAAAAAAAACCCCCGGACCTTTCGGTGCGGGGGTCTTAGTTCGTTAAGGCTTGATTTTTAAGCCTTTCCTCGTCCAAGTGCAGCCCCGCACGGTGGGATAATAATCACCACCACGCTAATCACGACCAGGCTAATCACTCGTAGAAGGGCTTTCATTTTCGTATATTCTTGCATCTTGTTCGAAGGAATGCCTAAAGAGTTATCATAGATTTCACAAATAGCACAAGATATTTTTATTCTCTTTTTTCTGACACAGATAACGGTTTAGCAAAAACATATTGTTTTATATAAGAAAAATAAAATATGAAAATATTTCATTTTCTTTCCCACCGAATGGTCATTTCCCTCCCGGAATCTCGCATATCTTCCCTTTTGCGAGCAGCATTCCGCTCATCGGCCTTCCGTTTCAAGGTTGCACAAAACTTCATGAATCAGCCGCTAAAAGTCGTTATTTAGCCAAACATTGTCATCATTAACTTCGACATAATGGCTGCATCAGGAGGAGTTATGTCACTTTCGATTGTTCACACTCGCGCCGCCCTTGGCGTTAATGCCCCCCCTATAACTATCGAGGTCCATATCAGCAATGGCCTTCCTGGTTTAACCATGGTGGGATTACCTGAAACCACAGTAAAAGAGGCTCGCGATCGGGTGCGCAGCGCCATTATCAATAGTGGGTATGAATTTCCGGCGAAGAAAATCACGATCAACCTCGCCCCGGCCGATCTCCCCAAAGAGGGAGGGAGATATGATTTACCTATCGCTGTCGCGCTTCTGACTGCATCAGAGCAGTTAACAACACACAGACTTAGCGAATATGAATTAGTAGGTGAATTGGCGCTTACAGGGGCGTTACGCGGCGTTCCCGGAGCGATTTCGAGCGCAACAGAAGCGATTCGTGCTGGCAGGAGAATTATTGTCGCCAGTGATAATGCCGCTGAAGTCGGTTTAATCAGTGGCGAGGGGTGCCTGATAGCCGATCATTTGCAATCCGTATGCGCATTTCTGGAAGGTAAGCATGAGCTTGAAAGGCCTGTAACTGGCGATCTGGCTTCCGCTGCGTCATCGGATGATCTCAGTGATGTCATAGGCCAGGAACAAGGAAAGCGAGGACTGGAAATTACAGCATCGGGTGGCCATAACTTGCTACTGATAGGGCCTCCCGGCACAGGAAAAACAATGCTTGCCAGTCGCTTAAATGGGCTGCTTCCACCGCTCAGCAACGAAGCAGCATTGGAGAGTGCAGCGATTCTAAGTCTGGTAAATTCCGACACCGTACAAAAGCACTGGAAGCAGCGCCCATTTCGCTCACCTCACCACAGTGCATCATTAGCCGCCATGGTCGGTGGTGGCTCAATACCCGCCCCAGGAGAAATCTCGCTGGCGCACAATGGCATTCTGTTTCTTGATGAACTGCCTGAATTTGAACGACGTACGCTGGACGCGCTGCGGGAACCCATTGAGTCCGGGAAAATTCATCTTTCCCGCACGCGAGCTAAAATTACCTATCCCGCACGTTTCCAGTTGATTGCGGCCATGAATCCCAGTCCCACAGGTCACTATCAGGGAAACCATAATCGCTGTACTCCTGAGCAGACACTGCGCTATCTCAACCGTCTATCCGGTCCCTTTCTCGATCGCTTTGATCTTTCACTTGAGATCCCACTCCCACCACCAGGCATTCTCAGCCAGCCGATAGCCAAAGGAGAAGATAGTTTTACGGTTAAACAACGTGTTATCGCTGCCCAGGAACGTCAGTACACACGACAGGGGAAATTAAACGCGCAAATGAATACTCAGGAAATTCGGAAGTACTGCAACTTGCTCAGTGATGATGCACACTGGCTTGAGGAAACGCTGCTGCAGTTGGGGTTATCTGTACGCGCCTGGCAACGACTACTGAAAGTTGCACGTACCATTGCCGATATTGATCACTCAGACGGTATTAAACGACAGCACTTGCAAGAAGCCGTCGGCTATCGGGCGATAGACAGACTACTCATTCATCTGCAGAAACTGCTGGCATAAAAAAAGGGCAAAATGCCCTTTTTTTATTAATCGTCAGATTCGGTGTAATCTTCAGCACCTTCCATCTGCGGCTTACCACCAGACAGCGTGTGAAAACGCTTGGGACGCTTGATACGCGTCATGTATTTAGACCAAACGCGTTCAGCCTCTGTAACAGGTTCACGTTCGCCACGACATACCGCGACAAACAGTTTTTCTTCTTCAGTGACTGGCTCACGTTTACCCAGATCCAGCTCATTAAAGGCATAACCATAACGTTCAAGCAGTTGTGCCTCTTTGATGGTGAAATCACCATGACGAGAGAATCCACGAGGATAATATTTATTGTCGAAATATCGATTAGTCGTCGTAAAGCTTTCCGCCATCCTGCACGCTCCTAATTCTTTGGCCGAGCTATTTATGGCGCGGAGTATTAGTTACGCTTGACAGAGTGTAAAACAAAAGATTTAAATCATAACGACAAATAATTTTGCGGAGAGCATTGTGGATACGGAATTGTTGAAAACTTTCCTGGAAGTGAGTCGGACACGCCACTTTGGTCGGGCAGCAGAAGCACTCTATCTGACTCAATCAGCAGTAAGTTTTCGTATTAGACAACTGGAAAATCAGCTTGGCGTGAACCTGTTCACTCGCCACAGAAACAATATCCGTTTAACTGCGGCCGGAGAGAAACTTCTGCCTTACGCAGAAACACTGATGAATACGTGGCAGGCCGCACGCAAAGAGGTCGCACATACGTCACGGCATAATGAATTTTCTATCGGTGCCAGCGCCTCTCTCTGGGAGTGCATGCTAAATGGCTGGCTGGGGCGGCTGTACCAGTCTCAGGACCCGCAAACCAGTCTGCAATTTGAGGCCAGAATCGCTCAGAGACAGTCGTTAGTTAAGCAACTCCATGAGCGCCAGCTGGATCTGCTGATTACCAGTGAAGCGCCCAAAATGGACGAATTTAGTAGCCAGCTTCTCGGCCACTTCACATTAGCGCTTTACAGCGCGACGCCATCACGAACAAAAGACGAGTTGAATTACTTACGTCTTGAGTGGGGCCCAGACTTTCAACAACATGAAACAGGGCTGATCGCGAGTGAGGACATCCCTGTACTCACAACCAGTTCAGCAGAACTCGCACGGCAGCAACTTTCTCCCCTCAACGGTTGCAGTTGGCTACCGGTGACCTGGGCTAAAGAGAAAGGTGGACTCCACACGGTAACTGATAGCTCAACGCTTTCACGGCCGTTATATGCAATATGGCTACAAAATAGCGATAAAAATGCGTTAATTCGCGATCTTCTAAAAACAAGCGTACTGGAAGATTAAGGTAGTAGGATCTGGCAAGGATGCCGGGTGAAATGCAATGACAGGTAATATGGGCACTACTTTCAGGCAAATTTTAGGCAAAAAAAATCCTTAGCAAAAATGCTAAGGATTATTTCTGGCAGGGGCGGAGAGACTCGAACTCGCGACACCCGGTTTTGGAGACCGGTGCTCTACCAACTGAGCTACGCCCCTAAATTTTCTTATCATTAAGCCTGCTAAGATAGCAGGCTTAATTTTCTAATAAGTGGCGGAACGGACGGGACTCGAACCCGCGACCCCCTGCGTGACAGGCAGGTATTCTAACCAACTGAACTACCGCTCCACCGAATTTTTCTACAACTACCGGAATACTCCGGTTACTGCTTAATTTGATGCCTGGCAGTTCCCTACTCTCGCATGGGGAGACCCCACACTACCATCGGCGCTACGGCGTTTCACTTCTGAGTTCGGCATGGGGTCAGGTGGGACCACCGCGCTACAGCCGCCAGGCAAATTCTGTTTATTAACCCGCTTTTCGCCGGTTAATCTTATCTGTATCAAGCTGAATTTCGTGTCTCTTCGCCAAAACACCTTTGGCGTTGTAAGGTTAAGCCTCACGGTTCATTAGTATCGGTTAGCTCAATGTATCGCTACACTTACACACCCGACCTATCAACGTCGTAGTCTTCAACGTTCCTTCAGGAGACTTATAGTCCTCAGGGGAGAACTCATCTCGGGGCAAGTTTCGTGCTTAGATGCTTTCAGCACTTATCTCTTCCGCATTTAGCTACCGGGCAATGCCATTGGCATGACAACCCGAACACCAGTGATGCGTCCACTCCGGTCCTCTCGTACTAGGAGCAGCCCCCCTCAATTCTCCAGCGCCCACGGCAGATAGGGACCGAACTGTCTCACGACGTTCTAAACCCAGCTCGCGTACCACTTTAAATGGCGAACAGCCATACCCTTGGGACCTACTTCAGCCCCAGGATGTGATGAGCCGACATCGAGGTGCCAAACACCGCCGTCGATATGAACTCTTGGGCGGTATCAGCCTGTTATCCCCGGAGTACCTTTTATCCGTTGAGCGATGGCCCTTCCATTCAGAACCACCGGATCACTAAGACCTGCTTTCGCACCTGCTCGAGCCGTCACTCTCGCAGTCAAGCTAGCTTATGCCTTTGCACTAACCTCCTGATGTCCGACCAGGATTAGCTAACCTTCGTGCTCCTCCGTTACTCTTTAGGAGGAGACCGCCCCAGTCAAACTACCCACCAGACACTGTCCGCAACCCGGATTACGGGTCTACGTTAGAACACCAGCCATTAAGGGTGGTATTTCAAGGTTGGCTCCATGCAGACTGGCGGTCCACACTTCAAAGCCTCCCACCTATCCTACACATCAAGGACCAGTGTCAGTGTCAAGCTATAGTAAAGGTTCACGGGGTCTTTCCGTCTTGCCGCGGGTACACTGCATCTTCACAGCGAGTTCAATTTCACTGAGTCTCGGTGGAGACAGCCTGGCCATCAGTTACGCCATTCGTGCAGGTCGGAACTTACCCGACAAGGAATTTCGCTACCTTAGGACCGTTATAGTTACGGCCGCCGTTTACCGGGGCTTCGATCAAGAGCTTCTCCTTACGGATAACCCCATCAATTAACCTTCCGGCACCGGGCAGGCGTCACACCGTATACGTCCACTTTCGTGTTTGCACAGTGCTGTGTTTTTAATAAACAGTTGCAGCCAGCTGGTATCTTCGACTGATTTCAGCTCCACGAGCAAGTCGCTTCACCTACATATCAGCGTGCCTTCTCCCGAAGTTACGGCACCATTTTGCCTAGTTCCTTCACCCGAGTTCTCTCAAGCGCCTTGGTATTCTCTACCTGACCACCTGTGTCGGTTTGGGGTACGATTTTTGTGTTACCTGATGCTTAGAGGCTTTTCCTGGAAGCGGGGCATTTGTTACTTCAGCACCGTAGTGCCTCGTCATCACACCTCAGCGTTAATAAACGACCGGATTTACCTAATCGTTCCGCCTACATGCTTAAACCGGGACAACCGTCGCCCGGCCAACATAGCCTTCTCCGTCCCCCCTTCGCAGTAACACCAAGTACAGGAATATTAACCTGTTTCCCATCGACTACGCCTTTCGGCCTCGCCTTAGGGGTCGACTCACCCTGCCCGATTAACGTTGGACAGGAACCCTTGGTCTTCCGGCGAGCGGGCTTTTCACCCGCTTTATCGTTACTTATGTCAGCATTCGCACTTCTGATACCTCCAGCAACCCTCACAGGCCACCTTCAACGGCTTACAGAACGCTCCCCTACCCAACAACACATAGTGTCGCTGCCGCAGCTTCGGTGCATGGTTTAGCCCCGTTACATCTTCCGCGCAGGCCGACTCGACCAGTGAGCTATTACGCTTTCTTTAAATGATGGCTGCTTTCTAAGCCAACATCCTGGCTGTCTGTGCCTTCCCACATCGTTTCCCACTTAACCATGACTTTGGGACCTTAGCTGGCGGTCTGGGTTGTTTCCCTCTTCACGACGTGACGTTAGCACCCGCCGTGTGTCTCCCGTGATAACATTCTTCGGTATTCGCAGTTTGCATCGGGTTGGTAAGTCGGGATGACCCCCTAGCCGAAACAGTGCTCTACCCCCGAAGATGAATTCACGAGGCGCTACCTAAATAGCTTTCGGGGAGAACCAGCTATCTCCCGGTTTGATTGGCCTTTCACCCCAGCCACAAGTCATCCGCTAATTTTTCAACATTAGTCGGTTCGGTCCTCCAGTTAGTGTTTACCCAACCTTCAACCTGCCCATGGCTAGATCACCGGGTTTCGGGTCTATACCCTGCAACTTAACGCCCAGTTAAGACTCGGTTTCCCTTCGGCTCCCCTATTCGGTTAACCTTGCTACAGAATATAAGTCGCTGACCCATTATACAAAAGGTACGCAGTCACCCCATAAAAGAGGCTCCCACTGCTTGTACGTACACGGTTTCAGGTTCTTTTTCACTCCCCTCGCCGGGGTTCTTTTCGCCTTTCCCTCACGGTACTGGTTCACTATCGGTCAGTCAGGAGTATTTAGCCTTGGAGGATGGTCCCCCCATATTCAGACAGGATACCACGTGTCCCGCCCTACTCTTCGAGTTCACAACACATGCAGTTTGGTGTACGGGACTATCACCCTGTACCGTCGGACTTTCCAGACCGTTCCACTACCACACATGCTGATTCAGACTCTGGGCTGCTCCCCGTTCGCTCGCCGCTACTGGGGGAATCTCGGTTGATTTCTTTTCCTCGGGGTACTTAGATGTTTCAGTTCCCCCGGTTCGCTTCATTACGCTATGTATTCACGTAATGATAGTGTGTCGAAACACACTGGGTTTCCCCATTCGGAAATCGCCGGCTATAACGGTTCATATCACCTTACCGACGCTTATCGCAGATTAGCACGTCCTTCATCGCCTCTGACTGCCAGGGCATCCACCGTGTACGCTTAGTCGCTTAACCTCACAACCCGAAGGTGTTTCGTAAAACACATCGTGTTGCGAAAATTTGAGAGACTCGAACACACCGCTTATCTGTTCTTATTACGGGAGAACAGACACAGTGTGTCGTTTCAATTTTCAGCTTGATCCAGATTTTTAAAGAGCAAATATCTCAAACATGACTCGGAAGTCAGTTTTGAAGATACTGAGGCAGGGTGACTTTCACTCACGAACCAGCAAGTGGCGTCCCCTAGGGGATTCGAACCCCTGTTACCGCCGTGAAAGGGCGGTGTCCCTGGGCCTCTAGACGAAGGGGGACACTTAAGTCTCAATCGCAAGACGCCTTGCTATTTACTTTTCATCAACAATCTGTGTGAGCACTACAAAGGCAGGTTCTTTAAGGTAAGGAGGTGATCCAACCGCAGGTTCCCTACGGTTACCTTGTTACGACTTCACCCCAGTCATGAATCACAAAGTGGTAAGCGCCCTCCCGAAGGTTAAGCTACCTACTTCTTTTGCAACCCACTCCC
This Citrobacter enshiensis DNA region includes the following protein-coding sequences:
- the ilvM gene encoding acetolactate synthase 2 small subunit, producing MMQHQVNVAARFSPETLERVLRVVRHRGFQVCAMNMETAGDAQNINIELTVASPRSVDLLFSQLSKLVDVAHVAICQSTTTSQQIRA
- the ilvG gene encoding acetolactate synthase 2 catalytic subunit, whose translation is MNGAQWVVHALRAQGVKTVFGYPGGAIMPVYDALYDGGVEHLLCRHEQGAAMAAIGYARSTGKTGVCIATSGPGATNLITGLADALLDSVPVVAITGQVSAPFIGTDAFQEVDVLGLSLACTKHSFLVPSLEELPRIMSDAFRIANSGRPGPVLVDIPKDIQLANGSLEPYFSTVKNDVTFPHADVEQACRMIAQAQKPMLYVGGGVGMAQAVPALREFLDATRMPVTCTLKGLGAVDADYPYYLGMLGMHGTKAANFAVQECDLLVAVGARFDDRVTGKLNTFAPKASVIHMDIDPAEMNKLRQAHVALQGDLNTLLPALQQSLNIEDWRQHCAQLRTEHSWRYDHPGEAIYAPLLLKQLSDRKPADSVVTTDVGQHQMWSAQHMTYTRPENFITSSGLGTMGFGLPAAVGAQVARPDDTVICISGDGSFMMNVQELGTVKRKQLPLKIVLLDNQRLGMVRQWQQLFFQERYSETTLTDNPDFLMLASAFGIPGQHITRKDQVEAALDTMLNSEGPYLLHVSIDELENVWPLVPPGASNSEMLEKLS
- the ilvX gene encoding peptide IlvX, translated to MNNSIKFCFSKFMAGK
- the ilvL gene encoding ilv operon leader peptide — encoded protein: MKALLRVISLVVISVVVIIIPPCGAALGRGKA
- a CDS encoding YifB family Mg chelatase-like AAA ATPase translates to MSLSIVHTRAALGVNAPPITIEVHISNGLPGLTMVGLPETTVKEARDRVRSAIINSGYEFPAKKITINLAPADLPKEGGRYDLPIAVALLTASEQLTTHRLSEYELVGELALTGALRGVPGAISSATEAIRAGRRIIVASDNAAEVGLISGEGCLIADHLQSVCAFLEGKHELERPVTGDLASAASSDDLSDVIGQEQGKRGLEITASGGHNLLLIGPPGTGKTMLASRLNGLLPPLSNEAALESAAILSLVNSDTVQKHWKQRPFRSPHHSASLAAMVGGGSIPAPGEISLAHNGILFLDELPEFERRTLDALREPIESGKIHLSRTRAKITYPARFQLIAAMNPSPTGHYQGNHNRCTPEQTLRYLNRLSGPFLDRFDLSLEIPLPPPGILSQPIAKGEDSFTVKQRVIAAQERQYTRQGKLNAQMNTQEIRKYCNLLSDDAHWLEETLLQLGLSVRAWQRLLKVARTIADIDHSDGIKRQHLQEAVGYRAIDRLLIHLQKLLA
- the maoP gene encoding macrodomain Ori organization protein MaoP, whose translation is MAESFTTTNRYFDNKYYPRGFSRHGDFTIKEAQLLERYGYAFNELDLGKREPVTEEEKLFVAVCRGEREPVTEAERVWSKYMTRIKRPKRFHTLSGGKPQMEGAEDYTESDD
- the hdfR gene encoding HTH-type transcriptional regulator HdfR; the protein is MDTELLKTFLEVSRTRHFGRAAEALYLTQSAVSFRIRQLENQLGVNLFTRHRNNIRLTAAGEKLLPYAETLMNTWQAARKEVAHTSRHNEFSIGASASLWECMLNGWLGRLYQSQDPQTSLQFEARIAQRQSLVKQLHERQLDLLITSEAPKMDEFSSQLLGHFTLALYSATPSRTKDELNYLRLEWGPDFQQHETGLIASEDIPVLTTSSAELARQQLSPLNGCSWLPVTWAKEKGGLHTVTDSSTLSRPLYAIWLQNSDKNALIRDLLKTSVLED